Part of the Georgenia sp. TF02-10 genome, CGCCGCCTGGTCTGCCAGGAGACCGGCCTGACCCCCGCGACCCTGCCCTTCGCCGGCGAGCTGGTGCAGGTCCGGCCCGAGCACGCGGACTGGACCGGCGCCATCGAGCGCGTCCTGCGGCCGCTGGCCACCGTCATGCTCGTCCCGGCCGCGCACCGGGAGCGGGTCGCGGCCGCCGTCGACGGCGTCCACCTCGGGACCCGGCTCGTCTTCGAGGCCGTGCCCACCGAGGTCGAGCCGCCCCGCCCGGTCGCCGCCGAGACGTCGCTGGTCCACCGCGTCGAGGTCGCCCCCGGCCCGATGGCCGCCTGGCTGCACGCCACGCTCTCCCGCTCCTACGACTACGCCTGCGTCGCCGGCCCGGCCGAGCTGCACCGCCACGACCGCGCCGTGACCCGGGCCGGGCAGGTCAAGCGCGGCCGCGGCCGGTACGAGAAGGACGACCGGTTCCGGGTCGACGACCGGGCCCGGTGGGTGCTCGGCTTCGACAACGCCGACAAGGTGGAGCACTTCCTGGCCCGACGGAGGGCGGTGGAGGCCGAGCTGGCCGCCGTCGACAGGCGCCTGGCCGACGCCGAGCGCGCCCGGGTGGGCGCCCAGCGCCGGGCCGACGTGCTGCGCACGCTGGAGCGGCGCGGGTGGGCCGACCTGGACGTCGGCGCCGCCGAGGACGCCCTGCTCCGCAACCAGGCCCGGCTCGACGAGCTGCGCCTGGGCAACACCGACCTGCGCGCCGCCGAGGCCGCGGAGCACCGGGCCACCGCCGACCTCGCCGCCGCCAAGGAGGCGGAGCAGGCACGGCGCGGCGCCGTCGCCGAGGCCCGGGCCCGGCTCAACCAGATCGACCGGGTCCTCGCTGAGCTGCGGCCCGCCGTCGCCGACGGCGTCCCGCTCCCGCACCAGGAGGAGCTCGAGCGGCGCTTCCACGCCAGCAAGCACGCGCGCAGCATCACCCACCGCACGATCGACGACATCGCCGTCCGGGTGGCCAAGGGGCTGGCCGCCGAGCAGAAGGCCGCGACCGAGGCCGCCCAGGACGCCGAGAAGCGGATCCTGGAGATGGCCGGCGCCTTCCTGCGCCGGTGGCCCGCGCTGGCCGGCAACCTCACCGCGCACGTGGCGGACCGCGGCGGCTTCCTGCAGATCCTCGACCGGCTCCGGGCGGACCGGCTGCCAGAGTTCGAGCAGCGGTTCTTCGACCTGCTGGAGAGCCAGTCCCGGCGCAACGTCGGCCAGCTCGCCAGCGAGATCCGCCGCGCGCCGGGGGAGATCCGGGACCGCATCGCCCCGGTCAACACCTCGCTGCGCCGCTCCCGCTTCGACGTCGGCCGGTACCTGCAGATCCGGGTGACGGACAACCGCTCCGCGGCCGCCAAGGAGTTCCTCGCCGACCTGCAGACCATCGCCTCGGACTCCTGGCAGGACCACGACCGCGCCTCGGCCGAGGCGACCTACACCGTGCTCGCCCGGATCATGGGACGGCTGACCTCCTCGGAGAGCGGGGACCGCGCCTGGCAGGACCTGTGCCTGGACACCCGCCGGCACGTCCGCTTCACCGCCTACGAGGTGGACGAGGCCGGGGCGGTCGTCAGCGTGCACGACTCCGGCTCCGGCCTCTCCGGCGGGCAGAAGCAGAAGCTGGTGGTCTTCTGCCTCGCCGCGGCGCTGCGCTACCAGCTCGCGACCGACGGCGCCGAGGTGCCCAGCTACGGCACGGTCATCCTGGACGAGGCCTTCGACAAGGCCGATGCCACCTTCACCCGGATGGCGATGGACATCTTCGCCGAGTTCGGCTTCCACATGGTCCTCGCCACCCCGCTCAAGCTCCTCCAGACCCTGGAGGAGTACGTCGGCGGGATCGGGCTGGCGGTGTGCCGCGACCGGCAGCAGTCCACCGTCGGCGTGGTCTCCGTCGACGACGCGAGCCTGGTCACTGCGCTGGCCGAGGACGGGGTCGGCGCCGGCGCCGACGGCGCGAACGGCCGGAGCGGCGCGGACAGCCGCATCGGCGCTGCTGTCGGCGTCCAGGCCGACGGCGGCCGGCCCGGCGACGAGGGCCGCTCGCCCGACGGCGGGGGCGTCGTCGTCGACACCCTCCCGCTCGACCTGTCGTGAGGGGAACGCGGCCGTGAGGCGCGCGATGGTCACCGTGGCCGCCGCCCGGGAGGCGGCCCGCCGCAGGTACGACCGGCACGGCGCGGCCTGGGCCGTCGCCGCCGCCCTCGGTGAGCTCGACGGCGCGCCCGTGCTCGACCTCCCGCTGCACCCGCCCACCGAGGCCGACGCGCTCGCGGACGAGCGGTCGGCCGTCGCCTGGGTCCGGTCCTGGCGCGACGCCGGCGCCCCGGGCGTGCAGTGGGGACGGCGTCGCTGGGCGAGCGTCGGCGCGCAGGACGTCCCGGAACGCCTCCG contains:
- a CDS encoding ATP-binding protein, with protein sequence MSTDVVEHPGQWRLDRIELVNWGTFDGHHRLDLARKGFLLTGASGSGKSSLVDAVAAVLVPRGKLRFNAAAADGASRRADRTTASYVRGAWRRQADEETGEIVSEYLRPGATWSGILLRYADGRGRTVSLVKLYHLRRGANTPAEATELNVLLQEDVDLLDFQAFARNGLDVRRIKAHWPQATVTDKHSTFAARFCRILGIAGENALVLLHKTQSAKSLENLDDLFRSFMLDEPRTRKMAETAVEQFAELSQAHTLVVEARQQVDHLAALEPQARAYDEHIEAAAAAERLSAALEPFKNAWKLDLAEQERSTAESELRTAEHGLAAAEATTADADTALDQARRLVAERGGDALAVQKKQVELDAQHLAAVRKGRAELAEDLTAVGIALPETFAEYEELRATARTELAGLARAQDQAREQVGALYETRAEVQTRLAAVAEELTALKGVRSNLDARLLQARRLVCQETGLTPATLPFAGELVQVRPEHADWTGAIERVLRPLATVMLVPAAHRERVAAAVDGVHLGTRLVFEAVPTEVEPPRPVAAETSLVHRVEVAPGPMAAWLHATLSRSYDYACVAGPAELHRHDRAVTRAGQVKRGRGRYEKDDRFRVDDRARWVLGFDNADKVEHFLARRRAVEAELAAVDRRLADAERARVGAQRRADVLRTLERRGWADLDVGAAEDALLRNQARLDELRLGNTDLRAAEAAEHRATADLAAAKEAEQARRGAVAEARARLNQIDRVLAELRPAVADGVPLPHQEELERRFHASKHARSITHRTIDDIAVRVAKGLAAEQKAATEAAQDAEKRILEMAGAFLRRWPALAGNLTAHVADRGGFLQILDRLRADRLPEFEQRFFDLLESQSRRNVGQLASEIRRAPGEIRDRIAPVNTSLRRSRFDVGRYLQIRVTDNRSAAAKEFLADLQTIASDSWQDHDRASAEATYTVLARIMGRLTSSESGDRAWQDLCLDTRRHVRFTAYEVDEAGAVVSVHDSGSGLSGGQKQKLVVFCLAAALRYQLATDGAEVPSYGTVILDEAFDKADATFTRMAMDIFAEFGFHMVLATPLKLLQTLEEYVGGIGLAVCRDRQQSTVGVVSVDDASLVTALAEDGVGAGADGANGRSGADSRIGAAVGVQADGGRPGDEGRSPDGGGVVVDTLPLDLS